One Entomomonas asaccharolytica DNA segment encodes these proteins:
- a CDS encoding TraB/GumN family protein, which produces MIEKLLIKKHRISLSFILLLSCFATLVNAEHGIWVAKKGEQQITIVAITTFIKPAQWPLPAPYQKILNEAEQVVFQTVPDGLIADINNWFVANLMILPETESLKDKVSADIWQQLLTYQDKNALFTENVLKTLSPMSVCVLLNIIESGELGYSFRIQEALYNEAKQKDKIILSLSELFEDRELFIAVDRTDTNQYIKACLSDNKNENPTADEYNETVYKGDLDQINEWDKKSGFSKLSKVKEVIDQKKVIYAISIDELSRKKEKTLVYINVVGLIGEKGLLSLLQEKGYQISKYQE; this is translated from the coding sequence ATGATAGAGAAATTATTAATTAAAAAGCACAGAATAAGTCTCAGCTTTATATTATTGTTAAGTTGTTTCGCTACTTTAGTAAATGCAGAACATGGCATTTGGGTAGCTAAAAAAGGTGAACAACAAATTACTATTGTTGCGATTACTACTTTTATTAAGCCTGCACAATGGCCATTACCAGCTCCTTATCAAAAAATACTTAACGAAGCTGAACAGGTAGTTTTTCAAACTGTACCAGATGGGCTTATCGCGGATATTAATAACTGGTTCGTAGCTAATCTAATGATACTACCTGAGACAGAGTCTTTGAAAGATAAAGTGTCAGCAGATATTTGGCAGCAGTTATTGACTTATCAAGATAAAAATGCCTTATTTACTGAAAATGTTTTAAAAACTTTGTCACCTATGTCTGTATGTGTTCTTTTAAATATTATAGAGTCAGGAGAGTTAGGTTATAGTTTTAGAATACAAGAAGCTTTGTATAATGAAGCTAAACAAAAAGATAAGATTATTCTCTCGTTAAGTGAGCTTTTTGAGGACAGAGAACTTTTCATAGCAGTTGATAGAACAGATACTAATCAGTATATTAAAGCTTGTTTGAGCGATAATAAAAATGAAAATCCTACAGCTGATGAATATAACGAAACAGTTTATAAAGGTGATTTAGACCAAATAAATGAATGGGATAAGAAAAGTGGTTTTAGCAAATTAAGTAAAGTGAAAGAGGTGATAGATCAGAAAAAAGTTATTTATGCTATAAGCATAGATGAACTTAGTAGAAAGAAAGAAAAAACATTAGTTTATATTAACGTTGTTGGTTTGATAGGAGAAAAAGGATTGCTGAGTTTATTACAAGAAAAAGGCTATCAGATTAGTAAATATCAAGAATAA